The segment TCCTCTTCTCCAATTATACATTTAAATATTTCTTCTTCTAATCCACTTAATGGTACAATTCCTTCTGTAATACTTTCTAACACTGTGTATTTTTCATTCTCATCATCACTTTTAACATATGATTTAAATCTTCTTGAGCATTTTAATAAATTTGCAATTCTAAGAAGTTGCACTGGAAGAAGAGTAAATTTTCTTTGCGCCTTTGATATTCCTTCTCTTGCATCATATAATCCTTGAAAAGGAGCATCTCCTTTTTTTATAGATATCTCAAATGCTTCTTTTGTCTCCATTAAATGTTCACGTACTTCATATGCATTTTCATATGGTTGAAGTTCATCAATTAAGTCTTTTGACGCTGATGTTTGAGTATATTTCTTTAATTCTTCTTTTATTTTATCAAACTCTAAAACCCTTAAAGCTTTATGATTCATGTTATTCTACACCTCTTTTAAAATGTCCTCTGGTATAATTCTTAAAATCTCCTTGAAATCTTTCATTTTTGAAACTTTTAAGTATATTTAAAGTTTCATCATAATCTTCGCTTAAAAATTCTAATCTAAATATATTAATATTACCAGCCTTAATCTCATCTAAATTAGATATTAAATTAATAGGAGTAGAATTATATATATGACTTCTACAATATTTATCTGTCTTTATTTGCATTTCAGCATTCATTCTATCTTTTAATATATAATCTCCTTTTAAACATTCTCCACTGCAAGATCTTTTGCTATCTTTACCGCCAAATACACTTCCTATTGGACAGTATTCACTAACCATAAGTTCTGGTTTACCATATACCATAATAGCACATGGGAATTTAGTCTTTTTAGTTATTTCCCTTATTTCTTTCTTATTTAGTTCTAAACTTAATGTTGCAACATCTAAAATATCTTTGTAAAATTCTAAGCTATAACTATTAAAAATATTTAATTTATAATCACCTATTATTTGAACTTTTTCTTTAAATCTATTTATTATTCCTGAGTTAGCTGTTATTATTCCTTTTATTAAATCTATATTATCTTCGATGAACATGCTCACGCTTTCAAATTCTTCTTTAATTATAGTTGATGTTTTTATATATAAATTTTTACAGTTTATTTTTTTTAAATCTATATCACAATGTCTCATAGATACTTCAACAGCAATATTGTTAAATCCACAATCTAGTGCTGCTTTTAATTGTTCAGTTGTTACAACAGTAATTATTGAATTTCCAACTAAATCTACATCTTTATTATTATCTATATTTAAATTTAAATCTAAATCATTGTTAAATTGTCTTTTATCATTAGCTTTTATATCATTAATAATATTATCTATTAATTCTCTACGAGCTGCATTTATTGAAGATACAGGTATAAATCCTTCTTCAAAAATTGTAAACTCAATTTTATCAAAAGCAAAAGCCGTATCTCCTGTCTTATTTAAGTTTTTAATCAGCTTTTCTTTATCCATTGGCTTATTTACAGCTTTTTGAACTACTTCTCCTGAAATTTTATATTCTTTTTGTTTATAACTAGTCTTTAAAGTTAAAGACTCCCCTACTTTAAAACTAACAGATAAACTTATAGGATTTTTCTTTCCATATATATCTTCATAAGACTTAGCTAACGAACTTAAAAGAGTGGTATCTGAAGTTTTATATAATAAATCCCCTGCTTTATACCTAGTAGGTTTTAACTTTACTCTATCTCCTATAAAAGCTTCTTCTACGTTTTGTGAATCTTTTACTATTTTAAAAATAGTAAATCCTTCTCCACCAAATCTAATTCCATCTTGAAGTTTTATATTTTCTTTTAATTCAATTGATAAATCTTTATTTACTTTTCCTATTAATACCCCAGTATTTTTAGGAAATCTATAGGACATCATATCTCTTCCCACGTTACCAAATAAATAAGCCTTAGAAAATCCTTCTCTATTAAATAATTGAAGTAATTTCTTTCTTTCACTTTCAATATCAAAGTTAGCTTTATCTATTGCCTTTCTATATGCTGAAACAACACCTGCCACATATTCTGGTCTTTTCATTCTACCTTCTATCTTTAAAGAAGTAGTTCCGCTTTGTATAATCTCTTTTATATTATCTATGGTACAAACATCTTTAGGACTTAAAATATATCCTTTTGCTTTCTTTTTTCTTTTATTATCTATAATTTCATAAGGAAGCCTGCATGGTTGTGCGCAACGTCCACGATTTCCACTTCTTCCACCTATCATGCTACTCATAAGACATTGACCTGAATAAGACACACATAATGCTCCGTGAATAAAGATTTCTGTTTCTATATTTAAATCTTTTGATATGTATTCTATTTCTTTCACCTTTAGCTCTCTTGCAAGAACAATTCTTGAAAATCCTAAGTTTTTAAGAAAAATTGCACCTTCTGCATTATGTATACTCATTTGAGTTGATGCATGCAATTCAAATTTGGGGAAATTTCTCTTTATAAGAGCTGCAAGTCCCGTATCTTGAATTATTAAAGCATCTACTCCTATTTTATATAAAAACTCTACATACTCCAATGCTTCCTTAATTTCATTTTCTTTCATTGAAGTATTTACTGTTACATAAATCTTTACATTATTTAAATGACAATATTCTACAGCTTTAATCATATTCTCATCATCAAAATTAGAAGCATAAGCCCTAGCTGAAAACTTTGCTCCTCCAAGATACACTGCATCTGCACCATTTTGTACCGCTGCGTAAAGACTTTCCATAGTTCCTGCTGGAGCTAGTAATTCGATTTTATTCATAAGTTATCTCTCCTCGATCTATTGTTACACCTAGTAATACATTATAACAAAAGAAAGCACCTTTAAACAACCTAGGTATTTTATTCACGTTTATTATCACATGATATATAGATTGTATATATTTTATTAACACCTAAAAATAGCCTCGCATAATATGTATTATTATCTAACTTTTATGGAGGTATGTTTATGTATTCTAACTTTGAAAATTCCAATTTAGATTCTAATTGTGGATGTGATCCTTGTTATAGAAATTGTTGCTGCTCATCTACATGTAATACTAAAGCAGTAGCTCATGTAAATGGTGGTCCTCATCATCCAAATTTAAAAGGTGTTGTATATTTTTTTCCTGTACCATGTGGTACAGAAGTTTCAGTATGCATTCAAGGACTTCCAAACTATAAACCTGCAACTCCAACTTCACAACCTATAGGTCCTTTTGGATTCCACATTCACTCTGTAGGTTGTTGTGATATAGGTGACCCTGATAATCCTTTTACATGCGCAAGTGGTCACTGGAATCCAGACAATCAACCTCATGGTAATCATGCAGGGGATTTTCCTGTTTTATTCTCTAACCATGGATTATGCAAAATGTGCTTTTTTACAGATAGATTTAAACCTCAAGATGTTATCGGATTATCAGTAATTATACATGAAAATCCTGATGATTATAGAAGTCAACCTTCTGGAAACTCTGGAAAAAGAATCGCTTGTGGATTAATTAAAAAATTGTATTAAATACAGCCCTTATATATTTATAGGGGCTTTTATAATAAAATCTTATAAATTCATCTTATGTAACTAATTAATATTATTATTCATAATATATATTGATAGTAAAAAGGGGGTATTGCTGTTGCTAGAAAATTTACTTTTAAAAACTGGAATTACCAATTTTGTAAATATTTCCAAACATGCCACTGTTGATACAACACTTACAGGTACTACAGCACAAACAAAAACACTTGAAACACTTTCTATAGATTTAAACAGCACTAATAGTTCTGTTTTATTAGATGGAGTAATTGATTTCACTACAACTGATGCCAATGCTGGTACCGAACTTGGTCCTCTTTCCTTACAAATTATAAGAACAGTTGATGGAAATTCTACAACCGTATTAACTCAAACTTTTAGAATCCAAAATATAAACTATTTAGCCTCATCAACTTCTTTTAAACATTTTAAGTTTCACTGGTTAGATGTAAATCCAACTTCTTCATTATGTCCTGCTACCTGTATCGCTTCTAGTGGTACATGTCCTGCTGCTACAATAACTTATTCTTTTAATCTCACTACTCCCGGATTAGGCTCTGCTACTCAGGTATCTGGGGTAGTAATAGATGACTTCTATTCCCTAACCGTAGCTGAAATACCAAAACAAAGCTAATACTAATTAAAGGAGGTAATATTGTTGCCACAAAATTTAGTTTTAAGAACTGGTTCGACTAATTTAACAAATGTTTCTAAAATCGTAACTACTCCTATACTTCTTACTGGTACTGCAGCATCAACAGCTATACTACAAACAATACCTATAACTTTAAATAATATTAATAGCTCTGTTTTATTAACTGGAACCATAACCTTTACTATACAAGATACTGTAGCTGATAATACAATTGGTCCTTTATCTCTTCAAATTCTACGTTCAGTAAACGGAGTCAATACCATTATATATCGAAGTGATTTTCTATATGAACTTATACCTTATTTAACAAATTTAAATATGAGCTATCAGTTTGGATTTCAATGGATAGATAATCCATCATCTTCTTTATGTCCAGATCCTTGTCTAAATTCTACTGATACCTGTGTTAATTCTCCCATAAATTATACTTTTCAAATTGCTACTCTTGGATTGCCTAATACTACTCAATCAGCGGGTTTAGTTGCTCAAGATTATTACTCCTTAACTCTAGTTGAGATTTCAAAATAAAACATTATAATAATCTATTAAATTTGGACATCCCTTTCTTTTATTTAAGCCTATAATATTATATTTATAAAAGGAGGTAATATTTTGCAAGAAAACTTAATTTTAAGAACAGGAGTAACAAATATTCAAAATATATCAATCGCATCCCCTACAGATAAGATGATTCAAGGCACTACCCCTAGTGAGGTTACTATTGAAACAATTCCCATAACATTACAAAACATTAATAGTTCTGTATTATTAAGTGGATCTATTGATTTTGACATATCGGATACTGCTACTGGAACTGTAATAGGTCCTTTACTTTTAGATATTATAAGAGTCGTTGATGGAACTAGTACTCTCATATATGAAACAGGTTATAATCTAGAAAAGGTTAATTATGAAGCTAACATGTTTCATCTAGGTAATTTATCCTTTGAATGGTTAGATTCTAATCCATTATCTTCCTTGTGCCCAAGTGTTTGCCCAAATTCTAGTATTGATTGTCCAGGTACTACAATAACTTATAACTTTGTTCTTTCAAATGACATTGGATTTGCAACTGCTACTCAAACTGCTGGAATTGATACTGGTTCCTTTTATTCTTTAACTGTAGCTGAAGTTCTTAAATAAATAACAAAGAGGTTGTCTTAAGTTTGATAATTTTTCACTTGAAGACAGCCTCTTCTTAATTAATATATTTTTTTATAGTAAAAAGCAGTTGAAGTATACACTTTTTCATATATACCTTTAACAATTATTTTATCTTCTTCTATTGATTTTATGACCTTATCTAAATCACTCAAAGAAAATTTTATAGCTCTAGAACAACCAGACGATATTGTACACGGAGTTGATATAAGATCAACACTTAATCTTTGATCCTTTAATATTTTAAACATATGAATACTATTTGATGATGAATTAAAAACTACTATACATGAGTTATCCATACTTCCCCTCCTCTATTACTATAATATTTAAAATTACATAAATATGTTACTTTAATATTTTATTGTAAAAATATTAAAACTGTTGACAATATTAAATTTGTCAACAGTTTTATATAAAAAATCATTTCACACTATCTACTTAGATGCTGGATCAAAATCTTCAAATGGGAATGGTATTTCATTAAAGAATGAACATGGATCTCCAGGAATTATAGGATTGCATACAGGTATGTCACATGGTCCATTAGTTAACATTGTCGTATTAACAAGTCTAAACAATTTAATTATTGTAAATAATCCAATTGTTACACCTATTATAGTATTTCCGCATGCTTGAGCACTACATGGATTTGTAACTGTTCCAACATTCACTGCAAGAGGTGTTGCTTTAGCTTCTACTAATACGTACGGTGCGTTTTGATAAGAATATGGACCATTGTTTGCAAATAAATTAGAAGCTAAAACTACATCCTTACCTCCTACTCCTCCAAATAATACTACTTGTTTTTCGTATTCACTGTATGCACAAATATAATTTTGAGTCTTGGTTACTGTAGCTGCTGATCCTAATCCTACATTTAAAATATTTCCAGTTGCATCTAATAAATTTAATCTATAACTAAATCTATATCTTATGGTAACCTTCCAATATCCATCTGATACAAAAAGGTTTTGTGCTTGTATGTTTGATATTCTTATATCTGATATTACAAAACTTCCTTCTACTATTTGTACACTATCTACCAAATTAGGATTAAATGATATTATTCCTGATGTTGGTATAGCTGTTGTAAGGGTAGTACCTCCTATTTGAAGAATATTCAACTCTTCTCCACTTCTTGAAGCATTTATAGGTATTGATTCAACACCTACTTCTGGTGCAACAAAGTCTGGTTTCAAACAATCTTGTTGTCTGCATTTACCATACACTTTCATGGCTATTACGCATTCTTCAGTTGGAGCTGTAGCATCTTTAGTTCTAGGCAAACTCTTTACATCTAAATTATCTTCCATATCTATCCTCCTATAAATATTTATTAATATATATAATCCCTAATAACATAATATGTCTTATTCCTATTTATGTGATATATCTTAAAAACTTTTATAAGAATTTTTAAATACAAACAATCATATATTCTATAAAAATGAATTTTATAAAAGGAGATACTTATGAAACTATTAAATAATGATTTTTATACAATAAGAATGTCACATAGAAATTTATGGAATATAACATATAATAAGAAATTGGGGATTATTTACAGACAGCTTATTAATAAAAAATGGTCTGCTGCTTCAATTTTGCAAAAACACTGTAATAATTCATTTGCTACTGTACTTCTTCCTAAAAACCAATTATGCTTAATACATCAAACTAATGAAGGTAATATTGTAATGAGTCTTTTTTCAAATGAAACATGGGAACATACAAAAATTCTTAAATGGAAAGGGAATGTATTAAAAAAGGCTACAATAAAAGCTCTATATTATGATAGTAAAATTCATATTTTTTATAGTATTAGTTTAACTTCAAACTCTAGCCAAACTCTTTTTTATCAAACAATTGATTTGGATCTAAATCTTTCTAAACCCATTAGTATAGATAATGCTATACTTAATCTAGATAAACCATTTGAAATAAGTATCTTAGATAATGGGAGTTTGGTAATATTGTATGAAAAACTAGATAAGAACTATAAATTAGTATATAAAATATTTAATTGTCAAAACTATAAATGGTCAGATTGCTACACAATAGATAAAAATATAACACCTTATAAAGATTTTTCTTTATGTTGCAATAACAACACCATTCATACCTTATATATTAAAAACTCCGATTCGCAAAACCTTTTAATTCATTGTTCTGGATTATTTCTAGATTTAAACTATATTACTATATTTAAAAGTACAAGAGATATATTTTTTCCTTGTTTTTTTAAATTAAGTGATACTATTTGGGATATGTGGATTAATAATACTTCCATTTATAGTTGCTTTTCTAATGACAATGGACTAAACGTGAGTAATATCGAAACAGAATCATTACCTAAATCATTATTAAAAACCTCTTATCTTTCTTATTATGATGAATCCAATAATAAACATACTTGTATAAATTATTTATACATTACTCCTGATAATGGACTAACTTTTTTTCCTACTGCACTATATAATTCAATAAAGCAAAGTTATGAAATAAGCTCTAAATTAAAAAATAATAACTACATTCCCGAAAATATAAAAGAATATATAATTAATACGAAAGAAAAACTTTCGTCTTATGAAAAAAAACTTTCAAATAAAGATCAAATAATTAATGAACTAAACCATATAATACAAAAAGAAAAAAATAACTCTTCACTATCATTTAATAAACTAAATAATATACAGTCTAAT is part of the Clostridium botulinum genome and harbors:
- a CDS encoding DUF3656 domain-containing U32 family peptidase translates to MNKIELLAPAGTMESLYAAVQNGADAVYLGGAKFSARAYASNFDDENMIKAVEYCHLNNVKIYVTVNTSMKENEIKEALEYVEFLYKIGVDALIIQDTGLAALIKRNFPKFELHASTQMSIHNAEGAIFLKNLGFSRIVLARELKVKEIEYISKDLNIETEIFIHGALCVSYSGQCLMSSMIGGRSGNRGRCAQPCRLPYEIIDNKRKKKAKGYILSPKDVCTIDNIKEIIQSGTTSLKIEGRMKRPEYVAGVVSAYRKAIDKANFDIESERKKLLQLFNREGFSKAYLFGNVGRDMMSYRFPKNTGVLIGKVNKDLSIELKENIKLQDGIRFGGEGFTIFKIVKDSQNVEEAFIGDRVKLKPTRYKAGDLLYKTSDTTLLSSLAKSYEDIYGKKNPISLSVSFKVGESLTLKTSYKQKEYKISGEVVQKAVNKPMDKEKLIKNLNKTGDTAFAFDKIEFTIFEEGFIPVSSINAARRELIDNIINDIKANDKRQFNNDLDLNLNIDNNKDVDLVGNSIITVVTTEQLKAALDCGFNNIAVEVSMRHCDIDLKKINCKNLYIKTSTIIKEEFESVSMFIEDNIDLIKGIITANSGIINRFKEKVQIIGDYKLNIFNSYSLEFYKDILDVATLSLELNKKEIREITKKTKFPCAIMVYGKPELMVSEYCPIGSVFGGKDSKRSCSGECLKGDYILKDRMNAEMQIKTDKYCRSHIYNSTPINLISNLDEIKAGNINIFRLEFLSEDYDETLNILKSFKNERFQGDFKNYTRGHFKRGVE
- a CDS encoding superoxide dismutase family protein — translated: MFMYSNFENSNLDSNCGCDPCYRNCCCSSTCNTKAVAHVNGGPHHPNLKGVVYFFPVPCGTEVSVCIQGLPNYKPATPTSQPIGPFGFHIHSVGCCDIGDPDNPFTCASGHWNPDNQPHGNHAGDFPVLFSNHGLCKMCFFTDRFKPQDVIGLSVIIHENPDDYRSQPSGNSGKRIACGLIKKLY
- a CDS encoding DUF3343 domain-containing protein, encoding MDNSCIVVFNSSSNSIHMFKILKDQRLSVDLISTPCTISSGCSRAIKFSLSDLDKVIKSIEEDKIIVKGIYEKVYTSTAFYYKKIY